One region of Thiomonas intermedia genomic DNA includes:
- the hpxZ gene encoding oxalurate catabolism protein HpxZ, producing MSLALSAVNLPEVVAEVEAVFAQYEAALVGNDVAMLDLLFWDHAATLRYGATENLYGYAEIAAFRAQRPAQGLARTLRRRSLTTFGHDFAVANIEFVRDGSTRIGRQSQTWVRLAEGWRVVAAHVSWLDPL from the coding sequence GTGAGCCTCGCCCTCAGCGCGGTGAACCTGCCCGAGGTGGTGGCGGAAGTGGAGGCCGTCTTCGCGCAATACGAAGCGGCCTTGGTGGGCAATGACGTGGCGATGCTCGACCTTCTGTTCTGGGACCACGCCGCGACCCTGCGCTACGGCGCGACCGAGAACCTCTACGGCTACGCCGAGATAGCCGCCTTCAGGGCCCAGCGCCCCGCGCAGGGGCTGGCGCGCACCCTTCGTAGGCGCAGCCTGACCACGTTTGGTCACGACTTCGCGGTCGCTAATATCGAGTTCGTCCGGGACGGCTCGACCCGGATCGGCCGACAGTCCCAGACCTGGGTCAGGCTGGCCGAAGGCTGGCGGGTGGTCGCCGCCCACGTGAGCTGGTTGGACCCCCTATGA
- a CDS encoding GntR family transcriptional regulator, giving the protein MTPPNPSPREQALAAGRGKPTSRAVALYAQLREDVFEFRLLPGERFTESEIAERYGVSRTPVREALLRLQTEGLVRGYFRSGWEVVPIDFARFDDLYELRKLIEVHAVRQLAGGAVDEASQQRLGALVADWIVDKSARLSDARVVSGLDEVFHTELVAAAGNQEMLRVHAEVTDRIRIIRRLDFTYPHRVSTTYDEHAAILRAIQRHKPDQAELLIRAHIDRSRQETRKITLHRLQTVRTEAKQYAPA; this is encoded by the coding sequence ATGACGCCACCGAATCCCAGTCCACGTGAACAAGCGCTTGCCGCAGGGCGCGGCAAGCCGACATCGCGGGCCGTCGCGCTCTACGCCCAATTGCGGGAGGACGTGTTCGAGTTCCGGCTGCTGCCCGGCGAGCGTTTCACCGAATCCGAAATCGCCGAACGCTACGGCGTCTCGCGCACCCCGGTGCGCGAGGCCCTGTTGCGGCTGCAGACCGAGGGCCTGGTGCGCGGCTACTTCCGCAGCGGCTGGGAGGTGGTGCCCATCGACTTCGCGCGCTTCGACGACCTCTACGAGCTGCGCAAACTGATCGAGGTGCATGCCGTGCGCCAGCTGGCGGGCGGTGCCGTCGACGAGGCCAGCCAGCAGCGGCTTGGCGCGCTCGTCGCCGACTGGATCGTCGACAAGAGCGCGCGTCTCAGCGATGCCCGCGTGGTGTCCGGGCTCGACGAGGTGTTCCACACCGAACTCGTGGCCGCCGCGGGCAATCAGGAGATGCTGCGCGTGCACGCCGAGGTGACCGACCGCATCCGCATCATCCGGCGTCTGGATTTCACTTATCCCCACCGTGTGAGCACCACCTACGACGAGCACGCCGCCATTCTGCGAGCCATCCAGCGCCACAAGCCGGATCAGGCCGAGCTGCTCATCCGCGCCCACATCGACCGCAGCCGCCAGGAAACGCGCAAGATCACCCTGCATCGGCTGCAGACGGTGCGCACCGAGGCGAAGCAATACGCACCAGCGTAG
- a CDS encoding ABC transporter substrate-binding protein, giving the protein MTDTLHSVPSRPDRRRVVAAGLCLAAGAALSRVARADTPIRIGFWPIAGGIPLYAGVNHGVFKQAGLQVEAVKFASAQQVVEAMIAGRIDGSANGTASAALGLGDIAEPGLCKIIASNPSNAKLVLDEVLVAAKSGVKALGELKGKRIGCGPGIQNVVLAKIIFEKNGYPDCKPIEMPVGQHVAALAAGQVDAVYTLEPTGTVGRLGGLTRTLEVGVISKYVLGDPDAPWYGGSASLTAKFLKANPALAQRYIAAYLQAIDLVLKEPTKVRPDLVGYTSIDAKLAEAVPLPGFTNYTQFTPGDVGYFQKFFDVFTERKIFTRKVDVGAMLYKA; this is encoded by the coding sequence ATGACCGATACCCTTCACTCCGTTCCTTCACGCCCTGACCGCCGCCGCGTCGTGGCCGCCGGTCTGTGCCTGGCCGCAGGCGCTGCGCTGAGCCGGGTCGCCCGTGCCGACACCCCGATCCGCATCGGCTTCTGGCCAATCGCCGGCGGCATTCCGCTCTACGCCGGGGTGAACCATGGCGTGTTCAAGCAGGCGGGGTTGCAGGTCGAGGCGGTGAAATTCGCCAGCGCACAGCAGGTGGTGGAGGCGATGATCGCCGGACGCATCGACGGCTCGGCCAATGGCACGGCGTCGGCAGCGCTGGGGCTGGGCGACATCGCCGAACCGGGGTTGTGCAAGATCATCGCCTCCAACCCGTCCAACGCCAAGCTGGTGCTCGACGAAGTGCTGGTCGCGGCCAAGAGCGGCGTCAAGGCCCTCGGCGAACTCAAAGGCAAACGGATCGGCTGTGGTCCTGGTATTCAGAACGTGGTCCTGGCCAAGATCATTTTCGAGAAAAACGGCTACCCCGACTGCAAGCCCATCGAAATGCCGGTGGGCCAGCATGTCGCGGCCCTAGCCGCAGGGCAGGTCGACGCCGTCTATACCCTCGAGCCCACCGGCACGGTTGGACGGCTTGGCGGTCTGACCCGCACCCTCGAAGTCGGGGTGATCTCCAAGTACGTGCTTGGAGATCCAGATGCTCCGTGGTACGGCGGTTCGGCCTCGCTGACAGCCAAGTTCCTGAAGGCCAATCCGGCCCTGGCGCAGCGCTACATCGCCGCCTATCTGCAGGCCATCGACTTGGTGCTCAAGGAGCCGACCAAGGTGCGCCCCGACCTCGTCGGCTACACCAGCATCGATGCCAAGCTGGCCGAGGCTGTGCCGCTGCCCGGCTTCACCAACTACACGCAGTTCACGCCCGGCGACGTGGGCTATTTCCAGAAATTTTTCGACGTGTTCACCGAGCGCAAGATCTTCACACGTAAGGTCGACGTCGGCGCCATGCTCTACAAGGCATGA
- a CDS encoding ABC transporter permease, which translates to MSPRLMRLLPLLGPLLLLVLWQTAVSAYWVNPVLLPTPGATLAALWGSLLDGSMWPDLQATVLRTFYAFAIAAFVGVPLGVALGSSPPIYRSVEFLIDFFRSTPSSALIPLFMLLFGLSNLNKIAIAAFAAVLLILFNSAYGVMHARKTRVLAVQVMGVSRWHVFKDVLLLESLPQTFVGLRTGVSMALVIVIVAEMFIGSDNGLGQRIINAQQVLNIKGMYAAILLTGVLGYLLNLLFFLIERRFVHWGGK; encoded by the coding sequence ATGAGCCCGCGCCTGATGCGGCTGCTGCCGCTGCTCGGCCCGCTGTTGCTGCTGGTGCTGTGGCAAACTGCCGTGTCGGCGTACTGGGTCAATCCGGTGCTGCTGCCCACGCCAGGCGCCACGCTGGCCGCACTATGGGGCAGCCTGCTCGACGGCAGCATGTGGCCGGACCTGCAGGCCACGGTGCTGCGCACCTTCTATGCCTTCGCCATCGCGGCCTTCGTCGGCGTGCCGCTGGGGGTGGCGCTGGGCAGTTCGCCGCCGATCTACCGCAGCGTCGAATTCCTCATCGATTTCTTCCGTTCGACGCCCTCCTCCGCCCTTATCCCCTTGTTCATGCTGCTGTTCGGTCTGTCGAACCTGAACAAGATCGCCATCGCCGCGTTCGCCGCGGTGCTGCTCATCCTGTTCAACAGCGCGTATGGCGTGATGCATGCGCGCAAGACCCGGGTGCTGGCGGTGCAGGTCATGGGGGTGTCGCGCTGGCATGTGTTCAAGGACGTGCTGCTGCTGGAAAGCCTGCCGCAGACCTTCGTCGGCCTGCGCACGGGAGTGAGCATGGCGCTGGTCATCGTCATCGTCGCCGAGATGTTCATCGGCTCGGACAACGGCCTGGGCCAGCGCATCATCAACGCGCAGCAGGTGCTCAACATCAAGGGCATGTACGCCGCCATCTTGCTCACCGGGGTGCTCGGCTATCTGCTCAACCTGCTGTTCTTCCTCATCGAGCGGCGATTCGTGCATTGGGGTGGAAAATGA
- a CDS encoding ABC transporter ATP-binding protein, producing MSAWSNWFGGNAAAASPNAAQLVRKPAAPGTHVTVRGLCKAFHGATLYQDLDLDIPRGRIVSVFGPNGCGKSTLINMIAGLLPVDSGEILFDGKSLRDTVIGYVFQNYRDALLPWMSARGNIEYPLRRRGMAAEQVKERVDALIDAFDVRFDLSRHPYEFSGGQQQLVSIMRALAPRPEVLFLDEPFSALDYEMTLFIRDRLQHVQRQENTTTLIVSHDLEDAVFLADRILLLTRRPTRIAAELEFDMPRPRSAESVADPHFVAVKSRALELFREQVAVG from the coding sequence ATGAGCGCATGGTCAAACTGGTTCGGCGGCAATGCCGCCGCCGCATCTCCCAATGCCGCGCAGCTCGTGCGCAAACCGGCGGCGCCGGGCACCCACGTCACGGTGCGCGGGTTGTGCAAGGCCTTCCATGGCGCCACGCTCTACCAGGATCTCGACCTCGACATTCCGCGCGGGCGCATCGTCTCGGTGTTTGGCCCCAACGGCTGCGGCAAGTCGACGCTGATCAATATGATCGCCGGGCTGCTGCCGGTGGACTCCGGCGAAATCCTGTTCGACGGCAAGTCACTCCGTGACACGGTCATCGGCTACGTGTTCCAGAACTACCGCGACGCCCTGCTGCCCTGGATGAGCGCGCGCGGCAACATCGAATACCCGCTTCGCCGACGCGGTATGGCCGCGGAGCAGGTGAAGGAGCGCGTCGACGCCTTGATCGACGCCTTCGACGTGCGCTTCGATCTGAGCCGCCACCCCTACGAGTTCTCGGGCGGCCAGCAGCAACTCGTATCCATCATGCGCGCGCTCGCCCCGCGGCCCGAAGTGTTGTTTCTCGACGAGCCGTTCTCCGCGCTCGACTATGAGATGACTTTGTTCATCAGAGACCGTCTGCAGCATGTCCAGCGGCAGGAAAACACCACGACCCTCATCGTCTCGCACGATCTGGAGGATGCCGTGTTCCTCGCCGACCGTATCCTGCTTCTCACACGTCGACCCACCCGTATCGCGGCCGAGCTCGAATTTGACATGCCTCGCCCTCGCAGCGCCGAGTCGGTCGCCGATCCTCACTTCGTCGCGGTGAAATCACGAGCGCTGGAGTTGTTTCGTGAGCAGGTCGCAGTAGGGTAG
- the cynS gene encoding cyanase: protein MTRNDVTETLIAARIAKGISWAEVAQAVGQSKEWVTAACLGQMAFTAEQAEVVGKLFELDAMEVKLLQTVPYKGSLPTVVPADPLIYRFYELVNVYGTTFKELIHEEFGDGIMSAIDFKMDLTREPDPKGDRVCIIMSGKFLPYKTY, encoded by the coding sequence ATGACCCGCAACGACGTCACCGAAACCCTCATCGCCGCGCGTATCGCCAAGGGCATCAGCTGGGCCGAAGTGGCCCAGGCCGTCGGTCAAAGCAAGGAATGGGTGACTGCCGCCTGCCTTGGCCAGATGGCCTTCACCGCGGAGCAGGCTGAGGTGGTGGGCAAGCTGTTCGAACTCGACGCCATGGAAGTCAAGCTCTTGCAGACCGTGCCCTACAAGGGCTCACTGCCCACTGTCGTACCCGCCGACCCGCTGATCTACCGCTTCTACGAACTGGTCAATGTGTATGGCACCACCTTCAAGGAACTGATCCATGAAGAGTTCGGCGACGGCATCATGAGCGCCATCGATTTCAAGATGGACCTCACCCGCGAGCCCGACCCCAAAGGCGACCGTGTGTGCATCATCATGTCGGGAAAGTTTCTGCCGTACAAGACCTATTGA
- the atzF gene encoding allophanate hydrolase — MIDSLTIPALHTAYRDGRLTPTALVEALLERAAQYPDHAIWITPPDAAHLRARAKALEAAGMDGLPLFGVPFAIKDNIDLAGVPTTCACPEYAYMPEQSATVVARLEAAGAIAMGKTNLDQFATGLNGTRSPYGACRNAFDPDFISGGSSSGSAVAVALGLASFSLGTDTAGSGRVPAAFNNLIGLKPTCGLLSTTGVVPACRSLDVVSIFALSAPDAQRVLAVAAAEDAADPYSRAAEPHGFDFGRAASFRFGVPMDKDLEFFGDAESERLFRESVARLESLGGKAVPIDFAPFIDTAKLLYGGPWVAERYEAIRAFIDARPEALFPVTRDITLGGAKPLAADAFAAQYKLRALQRICAPVWNVVDCVVTPTAGTLYTRAQMLADPIRLNTNLGLYTNFMNLLDYAAIAVPGGFRQDGLPLGVTLFAPAHQDVPLLHLAGRWQDSRAAPCGTAEPAPAPAPSDTDAPAPVPSGQVRVAVVGAHLSGLPLNHQLTRRGGRCVATTQTAPLYRFYALPDGKRPGLIRVADGGAAIACEVWELPAAEFGSFVAGIPEPLGIGTLQLADGTPVCGFICEPIGVEGARDITAFGGWRAYLAAR; from the coding sequence ATGATCGACAGCCTCACCATCCCCGCCCTGCACACCGCCTACCGCGACGGCCGGCTCACGCCGACCGCGCTGGTGGAGGCTCTGCTGGAGCGCGCCGCGCAGTACCCTGACCACGCCATCTGGATCACCCCGCCCGACGCCGCGCATCTGCGTGCCCGCGCGAAGGCGCTGGAGGCGGCAGGCATGGACGGCCTGCCGCTGTTCGGCGTGCCCTTCGCCATCAAGGACAACATCGACCTCGCCGGCGTGCCCACCACCTGCGCCTGCCCCGAGTACGCCTATATGCCGGAGCAGTCCGCCACCGTGGTGGCGCGGCTGGAAGCGGCCGGCGCCATCGCCATGGGCAAGACCAATCTCGACCAGTTCGCCACCGGGCTCAACGGTACGCGCTCGCCCTACGGCGCCTGCCGCAACGCCTTCGACCCCGATTTCATTTCCGGCGGCTCCAGTTCCGGGTCGGCCGTGGCCGTCGCGCTCGGCCTGGCGAGCTTTTCGCTGGGCACCGACACCGCCGGTTCGGGCCGCGTGCCTGCGGCGTTCAACAACCTCATCGGCCTCAAGCCCACCTGCGGCCTGCTCTCGACGACCGGCGTGGTGCCGGCCTGCCGGTCGCTGGACGTGGTGTCCATCTTCGCCCTGTCCGCGCCCGATGCGCAGCGCGTGCTCGCGGTGGCCGCCGCGGAAGACGCGGCCGATCCGTACTCACGCGCCGCCGAGCCCCACGGCTTCGACTTCGGTCGCGCCGCATCCTTCCGCTTCGGCGTGCCGATGGACAAAGACCTCGAGTTCTTCGGCGACGCCGAGTCCGAGCGCCTCTTCCGCGAAAGCGTTGCGCGGCTGGAGTCGCTCGGCGGCAAGGCCGTGCCGATCGACTTCGCGCCCTTCATCGACACGGCCAAGTTGCTGTACGGCGGCCCCTGGGTGGCCGAACGCTACGAGGCCATCCGCGCCTTCATCGACGCCCGGCCGGAGGCCCTGTTCCCAGTGACGCGCGACATCACCCTCGGCGGCGCCAAGCCGCTGGCGGCGGATGCCTTCGCCGCGCAGTACAAGCTGCGCGCCCTGCAGCGCATCTGCGCGCCGGTGTGGAACGTGGTGGACTGCGTCGTCACGCCCACGGCGGGCACCCTCTACACCCGCGCCCAGATGCTGGCCGACCCGATCCGGCTCAACACCAACCTCGGCCTCTACACCAACTTCATGAACCTGCTGGACTATGCCGCCATCGCCGTGCCCGGCGGATTCCGGCAGGACGGCCTGCCGCTGGGCGTGACCCTGTTCGCCCCCGCGCACCAGGACGTGCCTCTGCTGCATCTGGCCGGGCGCTGGCAGGACAGCCGCGCCGCGCCCTGCGGCACCGCGGAGCCCGCGCCTGCGCCTGCGCCGTCCGACACGGATGCCCCCGCGCCAGTGCCCAGCGGACAGGTGCGCGTGGCTGTCGTCGGCGCCCATCTGAGCGGCCTGCCGCTGAACCACCAGCTCACCCGCCGTGGCGGGCGGTGCGTTGCCACCACGCAGACCGCGCCGCTGTATCGCTTCTACGCCTTGCCGGACGGCAAGCGCCCCGGCCTGATCCGCGTGGCTGATGGCGGCGCCGCCATCGCCTGCGAGGTATGGGAGCTGCCTGCGGCCGAGTTCGGCTCCTTCGTTGCCGGTATTCCCGAACCGCTGGGCATCGGCACCCTGCAACTGGCCGATGGCACCCCCGTGTGCGGCTTCATCTGCGAGCCCATCGGCGTGGAAGGCGCGCGCGACATCACGGCCTTCGGCGGCTGGCGCGCTTATCTGGCGGCGCGCTGA
- the uca gene encoding urea carboxylase has product MFDTVLIANRGAIACRIIRTLRRMGVRSVAVYSEADRDSAHVLLADTAVCIGPAPAAQSYLRADAILDAARQTGAQAVHPGYGFLSENPDFAEACEAGGIAFLGPTPAQMRAFGLKHTARELAQQAGVPLLPGSGLLADAGHALAEARRIGFPVMLKSTAGGGGIGMQLIWREDALQEAFERVDRLARANFKEAGIYLEKYVQAARHIEVQIFGDGRGGVVHLGERDCSLQRRNQKVVEETPAPKLPEATRTALCDTAVSLMGSVQYRNAGTVEFVLDADTGAFYFLEVNTRLQVEHGVSEEVSGVDLVEWMVRLAAGEAPSAGYVHRPRGHSIQVRVYAEDPAKDFQPATGLLTEVAFPADARVETWVEPGSEVSAYYDPMLSKLIVHGADRDDALRKLREALAATRLYGFETNLDYLRTVAADATFAAGRQTTRYLAGLAYHPRTVDVLEPGVQTMLQDWPGRLGYWDVGVPPSGPMDALAHRAANRLLNNPADAATLEILLTGPTLRFNSDAVFAIAGAELQATLDDVACANWSSHAVRAGQVLRFASPQGGGCRAYLAVVGGFDAPRYLGSRATFTLGQFGGHAGRTLRTGDVLHLSAPWVGSPTRPPWGSRKLGAALRFLERTGAAAPASRSVPEAARPGYATQWDIAVRYGPHGAPDFFTEADIDMVFGTDWEVHYNSNRTGVRLIGPKPEWARSDGGEAGLHPSNIHDNAYAVGSIDFTGDMPILLGPDGPSLGGFVCPGVVVAADLWKLGQLRPGNTVRFVPISLDEAARLEAAQDAALAKLDGAPLDPPLAAGPDRSSPVVGRLDVPDHPVGVRYRVAGDKYLLVEYGPLVLDLELRLRVHALMQWLQAQRLDGIVDLTPGIRSLQIHYDNRVLPLRDLMWALARAEDELPPPDAMEVPSRIVHLPLSWDDPATRLAIEKYMAGVRKDAPWCPSNIEFIRRINGLDSVDDVLRTVFDASYLVLGLGDVYLGAPVATPLDPRHRLVTTKYNPARTWTPENAVGIGGAYLCVYGMEGPGGYQFVGRTLQMWNRWRQTAEFTDGKPWLLRFFDQVRFFPVSTGELQTIRADFLHGRYRLRITEDRFRAADYHAFLADNAPSIAAFRASQQQAFAEERERWAQSGQADWVSDANVADVGSDSELDLPDGARPIASQVAGSVWKILAQPGQSVAAGETLCILESMKMEINVAAPSAGVVERLLCREGGAVSAGQNLLILTET; this is encoded by the coding sequence ATGTTCGACACCGTTCTGATCGCCAACCGCGGCGCCATCGCTTGCCGCATCATCCGCACCCTGCGGCGCATGGGCGTGCGTTCCGTGGCCGTGTATTCCGAGGCCGACCGCGACAGCGCCCACGTCCTCCTGGCCGACACGGCCGTCTGCATCGGCCCCGCACCGGCCGCGCAGAGCTATCTGCGGGCGGACGCCATCCTCGACGCCGCGCGGCAGACCGGCGCGCAGGCCGTCCACCCTGGCTACGGCTTCCTGTCCGAGAACCCGGACTTCGCCGAAGCCTGCGAAGCCGGGGGCATTGCCTTCCTCGGCCCCACCCCGGCGCAGATGCGGGCCTTCGGCCTGAAACACACCGCCCGCGAGCTTGCGCAACAGGCAGGCGTGCCGCTGCTGCCCGGCTCCGGCCTACTCGCCGACGCCGGACACGCCCTGGCCGAGGCACGCCGCATCGGCTTTCCGGTCATGCTCAAGAGCACCGCCGGCGGGGGCGGCATCGGCATGCAGCTCATCTGGAGAGAGGATGCCTTGCAGGAGGCGTTCGAACGCGTCGACCGCCTCGCCCGCGCCAACTTCAAGGAAGCCGGCATCTACCTTGAAAAATATGTGCAGGCGGCGCGGCATATCGAGGTGCAGATCTTCGGCGACGGCCGAGGCGGCGTGGTGCACTTGGGCGAGCGCGACTGTTCGCTGCAACGGCGCAACCAGAAGGTGGTGGAGGAAACCCCAGCGCCCAAGCTGCCCGAGGCCACGCGCACCGCCCTATGCGACACCGCCGTCAGCCTGATGGGCAGCGTGCAGTACCGCAACGCCGGCACGGTGGAGTTCGTGCTCGACGCCGACACCGGGGCCTTCTATTTCCTGGAGGTCAACACCCGCCTGCAGGTCGAGCACGGCGTGAGCGAGGAGGTCAGCGGCGTCGACCTGGTGGAGTGGATGGTGCGGCTGGCCGCCGGCGAAGCGCCCAGCGCCGGCTACGTGCACCGGCCGCGCGGCCACAGCATCCAGGTGCGGGTGTATGCGGAAGATCCGGCCAAGGACTTCCAGCCCGCGACCGGCCTGCTCACTGAGGTGGCGTTCCCCGCCGACGCGCGTGTCGAAACCTGGGTGGAGCCGGGCAGCGAGGTGAGCGCCTACTACGACCCCATGCTGTCCAAGCTCATCGTCCACGGCGCCGACCGCGACGACGCCCTCCGCAAGCTGCGAGAGGCGCTTGCCGCCACCCGCCTCTACGGCTTCGAAACCAACCTCGACTACCTGCGCACGGTCGCGGCCGACGCCACCTTTGCCGCAGGCCGACAGACCACGCGCTACCTTGCCGGCCTCGCCTATCACCCGCGCACCGTGGACGTACTCGAACCCGGCGTGCAGACCATGCTGCAGGACTGGCCGGGCCGTCTGGGTTACTGGGACGTGGGCGTGCCGCCCTCGGGCCCGATGGACGCCCTGGCCCACCGTGCCGCCAACCGCTTGTTGAACAACCCGGCGGACGCGGCCACGCTGGAGATCCTGCTCACCGGGCCCACGCTACGCTTCAACTCCGACGCCGTGTTTGCCATCGCCGGAGCCGAGTTGCAGGCCACGCTCGACGACGTGGCCTGCGCCAACTGGAGCAGCCATGCCGTGCGTGCCGGGCAGGTGCTGCGCTTCGCAAGCCCGCAGGGCGGCGGGTGCCGCGCCTATCTGGCCGTAGTCGGCGGCTTCGACGCGCCGCGCTACCTAGGCAGCCGCGCCACCTTCACCCTCGGCCAGTTCGGCGGCCACGCCGGCCGCACCCTGCGCACTGGCGACGTGCTGCACCTGAGCGCCCCCTGGGTCGGCTCGCCGACCCGCCCCCCGTGGGGGTCAAGGAAACTTGGGGCGGCCCTGCGTTTCCTTGAGAGAACCGGAGCAGCCGCACCTGCCAGCCGTTCCGTGCCCGAAGCCGCACGCCCCGGCTACGCCACGCAGTGGGACATCGCGGTGCGCTACGGCCCGCACGGCGCGCCAGACTTTTTCACCGAGGCCGACATCGACATGGTGTTCGGCACCGATTGGGAGGTTCACTACAACTCCAACCGCACCGGCGTGCGGCTCATCGGCCCCAAGCCGGAATGGGCCCGCAGCGACGGCGGCGAAGCGGGGCTGCATCCCTCCAACATCCACGACAACGCCTACGCCGTCGGCAGTATCGACTTCACTGGCGACATGCCCATCCTGCTCGGCCCGGACGGTCCCAGCCTGGGCGGCTTCGTCTGCCCCGGCGTGGTGGTCGCGGCAGATCTCTGGAAGCTCGGCCAGCTGCGCCCCGGCAACACCGTGCGCTTCGTGCCCATCAGCCTGGACGAGGCCGCGCGGCTAGAAGCCGCACAGGACGCCGCGCTCGCCAAGCTCGACGGCGCCCCGCTCGACCCGCCGCTGGCCGCAGGGCCCGATCGCTCATCGCCCGTCGTCGGCCGGCTGGACGTGCCCGATCACCCGGTGGGTGTGCGCTACCGCGTCGCGGGCGACAAATACCTGCTGGTCGAGTACGGCCCGCTGGTGCTCGACCTGGAACTGCGCCTGCGCGTGCACGCGCTGATGCAATGGCTGCAGGCGCAGAGGCTCGACGGCATCGTCGACCTCACACCCGGCATACGCTCGCTGCAGATCCACTACGACAACCGCGTGCTGCCCCTGCGCGACCTGATGTGGGCGCTTGCGCGGGCCGAGGACGAACTCCCGCCACCCGACGCGATGGAAGTGCCCTCGCGCATCGTCCACCTGCCGCTCAGCTGGGACGACCCGGCCACCCGGCTCGCGATCGAGAAATACATGGCCGGCGTGCGCAAGGACGCGCCCTGGTGCCCGTCCAATATCGAGTTCATCCGCCGCATCAACGGCCTGGATTCGGTGGACGACGTGCTGCGCACCGTGTTCGACGCCAGCTACCTGGTGCTCGGCCTGGGCGACGTGTATCTGGGCGCACCGGTGGCCACGCCGCTCGACCCGCGCCACCGCCTCGTCACCACCAAGTACAACCCCGCGCGCACCTGGACGCCCGAGAACGCCGTGGGCATCGGCGGCGCCTATCTGTGCGTCTACGGCATGGAAGGCCCCGGCGGCTACCAGTTCGTCGGCCGCACCCTGCAGATGTGGAACCGGTGGCGGCAGACCGCCGAGTTCACCGACGGCAAGCCCTGGCTGCTGCGCTTCTTCGACCAGGTGCGCTTCTTCCCCGTGAGTACCGGGGAGCTGCAGACCATCCGCGCCGACTTCCTGCACGGCCGCTACCGCCTGCGCATCACCGAAGACCGCTTCCGCGCGGCGGACTACCACGCTTTCCTGGCCGACAACGCCCCGTCCATCGCGGCGTTCCGCGCCAGCCAGCAGCAGGCCTTCGCCGAGGAGCGCGAGCGCTGGGCGCAGAGCGGCCAGGCCGACTGGGTCAGCGACGCCAACGTGGCCGACGTCGGCAGCGATAGCGAGCTCGACCTACCCGACGGCGCCCGCCCCATCGCCAGCCAGGTGGCCGGCAGCGTGTGGAAGATCTTGGCGCAGCCCGGCCAGTCCGTGGCTGCTGGCGAAACCCTGTGCATCCTCGAATCGATGAAGATGGAAATCAACGTGGCCGCGCCGTCCGCCGGCGTGGTCGAGCGACTGCTGTGCCGCGAAGGCGGCGCCGTGAGCGCGGGCCAGAATTTGCTCATCCTGACGGAGACTTGA
- a CDS encoding urea amidolyase associated protein UAAP2, with protein MTTFNLVESKLTPDTAVYDQVLPAGEGWLHPIRAGQTFRILDLEGNQAVDTLFYSADDFTERYSATETLKQDALYLTAGSRLVSSRGREMLTITADTCGRHDTLGGACSAESNTVRYALDKRPMHSCRDTFLKCLWQYEGGHARERRAVGAFTKRDITANINFFMNVPVTPEGGLEFADGVSAPGKYVEMRAAMDVLCLISNCPQLNNPCNAYNPTPVRLLIWD; from the coding sequence ATGACCACCTTCAACCTCGTCGAAAGCAAGCTCACCCCCGACACCGCCGTCTACGACCAGGTGCTGCCCGCCGGCGAAGGCTGGCTGCACCCCATCCGCGCCGGCCAGACCTTCCGCATCCTGGATCTCGAGGGCAACCAGGCCGTGGACACGCTGTTCTACAGCGCGGACGACTTCACCGAGCGCTACAGCGCCACCGAAACCCTCAAGCAGGATGCGCTCTACCTCACCGCAGGCAGCCGCCTCGTGTCCAGCCGCGGCCGCGAGATGCTCACCATCACCGCCGACACCTGCGGCCGCCACGACACCCTCGGCGGCGCCTGCTCGGCCGAAAGCAACACCGTGCGCTACGCGCTCGACAAACGGCCCATGCACTCCTGCCGCGACACCTTCCTCAAGTGCCTCTGGCAGTACGAAGGCGGGCATGCGAGGGAACGCCGGGCCGTGGGGGCGTTCACCAAGCGCGACATTACTGCCAATATCAACTTCTTCATGAACGTACCGGTCACGCCCGAGGGCGGACTGGAGTTCGCCGACGGCGTGTCCGCGCCCGGCAAGTACGTGGAAATGCGCGCGGCCATGGACGTGCTCTGCCTCATCTCCAATTGTCCGCAGCTCAACAACCCCTGCAATGCCTACAACCCCACGCCCGTGCGGCTGCTGATCTGGGACTGA